In the genome of Xenopus tropicalis strain Nigerian chromosome 10, UCB_Xtro_10.0, whole genome shotgun sequence, the window GGCATCAGCCGCGAATCTGCGCGATGTCCATTTTCTTGCGGTTATTCCGCTTCTTGGAATTCGATTTGGGAGAAAAGGTAACGAATCAAACTCTTCCGCTAATTAATTGTGTCAGTAGTAGAGTGTCTGTGGTCTAGTTGCTATTAAACCAGATAGTCAATACATATGCCAAATCCATAATTGGCCCATACAGTTAATGATTATAtattgcattctggataatttggCCCCCAAGTATAACCAAAATACATATTCAGCTGCCTAAATGCAGTTTAGCCCCCATATCTCACAACAGCATTAATAACATTGCAGGGTACATTGTGTTGCTGAGAGATCTCATACCCAACTCACTAACCCATCCATGTTCTGTTTAGCCCCCACGGATAACCGCAGTGAGGTTCCACAGAAGGACGGAAAACAAACAGATTGTCCTGGATTTGGACATTAGGTGAGGATGTTATTTGCTTACAGAACTGATCCAATCCCAGAGGAACCCATTTATAGCTGGAATATTATCTCCAATCAATATAACTTGGTGTCTTTTTCTTGCAGCTTTGATGGACCAATAGAGGTTGAAGTGGCTCTTTTCAAGCGCTTCCTGAAGCTTGGAGCCAATCACGCTGAGGTAAGTGGGAGGCGCCATTTATGCACCGCCGTGTATGTTGCCCTTTCTCTCCTACATATCAGTAATGAGCCTCTCCTTTCTTTTAGTTACGTGGAACAGCACGGGTGATACTGGGACCGCTGTTGGACGAGATTCCACTGTTTGGAGCGGTGACCTGGTATCTGCCCGACCGACCGGTAAGTTAATAATAACCCCATTTAGAGATTATTGGGGCCTATAATGTAGTACAAATGTTAGATAGTAggttattaattaattaaaaggGAAAGTTTAGGGTTCTTTCTGTCCTGTTCCCATTTACTGAGCTGAGATGTATATTTTGCAGGCTACGAAAATAAAATGGACTGGAGCCGTAACGCGAATTCCAGGAGTAAAGTAAGTGCTTCTAACCAGCCGTTATTTTCCGTATTTCTTCTATAGAGATCacttattttattgatttattatgtTCCATCGCAGGAAATTACTGGATAAGGCAGCGAAAAAATTCGTCGACTATTTCTTTGTCGAGCCAGTCCACACATCAACCAAAATGTGGAAAGAAGTTGATGTGGATGTTTTGCACTTCAAAGTGCCCAAGGTACGTGCCAAGGGTCCCATTTTCATCTCTGTATGGGATCCCCTCTTCCCCATCCCTGAGGGTCTCCTGTAGGACTGACTGAGTTTAtatgttgtatatttatatttatggtatataatgtaatgttacCATTGGCTGAAGCCCAAAGCAAGAGTAGGGGCGGGACTTTAATCAATGTGAATGGGCATTAAGTAGCAATTAGAACtaataaatacaattgtttttGTCTCTGCAGAATGTCATTCGTGTCCGCGTACTGGAGGCAGAAGATTTAGCCTCACGCGGATTTATAGCGAAGAGGTTCCGACCCTACGTGGTTGTAAGTGGGGCAGGCAAGAAAGGAAAGACCAAATTAGCCAAGAGAAGCCTGAACCCATCATGGAACCAAGCATATGAGGTACCAATTCTCTATACAGTTTCCTACACACAAATCTCTTTCtaacatttctattttattaaCATGGGTGAATCTGCCTTTCTATCCCGTTATACTGTAGGGGCATTTATTGCATTGGCCAGACCCCCGGCTCCTTCTCACAAATCTAACCTGCTTCCATGTTTCCTCCCCAGATGATATTTACGGATCTTCCCCTTCAGAAGGTCAAGTTTGACCTCTATTATCGCGAAGTGGGAAAATCGAAACTTTACGGCAGGTGAGTAAGTCTATTTATGTCTAAATTTCAGTGATCGCTGGGTCCTTCTGTCCTTCTGCTTCATGGACTTTGGAGGCCTGGAGGCTGTAtgtcattttaatatatatacactCGATTTCCTTGTTTTAATTGACTTTTTATAAATTTTCCTGTATACAGCTGCCAATTCAGTGTAGAGAAACTGATGGAACAGGACGTCGTCGATACGGTAAGAATTTATGTGCCCAGAGTTAATAATGACATTTTGCCCAGTGAGCTGGGCCAGAGCTTGGTACTGAGTTCTGCTTCTCTTCCCCCTACAGTGGCTGCCATTGGAGAATGCCGAATCAGGGAGGCTCCACGTCAGGATGGAAAGCATCAGCGCTGTGCCAGATGCCGCTATGCTTGATGAGgtattacccacaatccccttctCTGGCTGTTTGGGCAATGCTTGGCTCTTCTTTGGCATTTctaacatttttgtgtttttttcagatcCTGATGGTGAATAAGATCACCCGGCCCATTCAGATTAAAGAATTTGCATCTACTATGCTCTTTGTACATGTCCAAAAGGGCAAGCAGCTCCGGGTAAGGCACCTCCCCATCCTAGTACCATCTTTATTATTGTATGTCGTATCCATAAGGGACACTGCCGGCCATAATCCCTCATGCATTTCAATCTGTTCTTTCCCAACAGCTGAACAATAGCGAGGAGAAACCAACAGCCAGAGTAGAGCTGAAGATCCGGGACGCCAAGCGGAAGACTAAGGTACTGACTCAGATACATATGTATATGGCCCTTCTGCTTGATTTTCTACCATttgtgaactacaattcccagtatccCCCATGCCTGATGCTGAGAGATGTAGTTCTCTTACTAATAAGTTGAGGGTTGGGTTGAGCGTTTGGCTGCAAACAACTctatagatttttatttattctgtattatgtgctaattttttgttttttatcttcCCAGTTCCGCGTAGATACCAGGTCCCCGGAGTGGAAGCAGAGATTCAGCTTCCCATTAAAGGACCCAAGGAATGAGGTGTTAGAGGTTCTGGTGAGTAGTAGAGTCCTGGTTTGTTCCCCTTGGGTCTGTAGATGTAGATTCACTGCTGTTTGTTTGTGGTTGCTGTGGGGTTTCCATTGGTGGTTTATGAGGGCACTAaggctttatttattttgcaggtgAAAGACAAGGCAAATGGGCAGATGGGAACAATGGCCGTTCCCCTGTCCAACCTGATCACAGCACAGGGCCTAACCATGGAAGGCTGGCTTAAGCTGCATCCGACCGAGCCTTGTGGTGCCGTGTGGATAAAGCTGGAGTTAAGGGTAAGTGAGCGACATCCCCTAATCATTAAATGTCTGGGACAGGGATCTGCTTCATACAAACAATTACCTTATTTATTCATATGGAGTTAAATGAAGACAAATCCCTTATGTGCTGATCAGCTAATGACTTTATATTCTTTCTGTTCTGTAGATTCTTGTTCCTCCAAACTCTGGAGCAGAATTTGTCGACTCTTAAGCGCCACAAAAACAATTACTACAAAGAGTAGAGAAGCAGAGCATTGTGGGATGGAGGGAGAGGATGGCTTCTCTACAGAGCAGGGAGGCTGGAAGTCCCACACTGAACCTTCCAGCTCTTCCCTACTCAACTATCTACTTTGAAGAACTTCTGGAAGAGGCCAAGACCTACAAAGAGTAGAGAAGCAATACATTGTGGGAAGGAGGGAGAGGATGGCTTCTCTACAGAGCAGGGAGGCTGGAAGTCCCACACTGAACCTTCCAGCTCTTCCCTACTCAACTATCTACTTTGAAGAACTTCTGGAAGAGGCCAAGACCTACAAAGAGTAGAGAAGCAATACATTGTGGGAAGGAGGGAGAGGATGGCTTCTCTACAGAGCAGGGAGGCTGGAAGTCCCACACTGAACCTTCCAGCTCTTCCCTACTCAACTATCTACTTTGAAGAACTTCTGGAAGAGGCCAAGACCTATAAAGAGTAGAGAAGCAATACATTGTGGGATG includes:
- the LOC116407946 gene encoding extended synaptotagmin-1-like — encoded protein: MPNQGGSTSGWKASALCQMPLCLMRYYPQSPSLAVWAMLGSSLAFLTFLCFFQILMVNKITRPIQIKEFASTMLFVHVQKGKQLRLNNSEEKPTARVELKIRDAKRKTKFRVDTRSPEWKQRFSFPLKDPRNEVLEVLVKDKANGQMGTMAVPLSNLITAQGLTMEGWLKLHPTEPCGAVWIKLELRILVPPNSGAEFVDS